In the genome of Deinococcus deserti VCD115, one region contains:
- a CDS encoding ABC transporter substrate-binding protein: protein MKRLGFSLSLLLLASLAGAQKTTLTIESWRNDDLKVWRDSIIPAFQKAHPNIQVVFAPSAPAEYNAVLDAKLKAGTAGDLITCRPFDKSLDLYKAKQVISLNGLKGLNNFDPVAKAAWSTDDGKTTFCVPMASVIHGFIYNKALFRELGLSVPKTEAAFLSTLAKIKANGKYAPLVMGTKDQWEAATVGYQNIGPTAWDGEKGRKGLISGTAQYNKGGFLQAFTSLASWKPYLPNGYQALAYPDAQNLFAQGRGVIYPAGSWDIGTFRQMNPKLEMGAFAPYSINGKKCVIDDHPDIGMGINAASKNQEAAKTFLNWVASDAFATLYANALPGFFPLANVKYTVKDPVAQEFLKWRTQCAKSFRSSYQILSRNANPNNENDLWNVSAQLLNGSMTPKAAADLVQKNLGSWYAPQKGK from the coding sequence TACTGTTGCTGGCCAGTCTGGCAGGGGCACAGAAAACCACTCTCACCATCGAAAGCTGGCGCAACGACGACCTCAAGGTCTGGCGCGACAGCATCATTCCAGCATTCCAGAAAGCTCACCCGAACATTCAGGTGGTTTTTGCCCCCAGTGCGCCCGCCGAATACAACGCTGTCCTTGATGCAAAACTCAAAGCCGGCACGGCCGGAGACCTGATCACCTGCCGGCCTTTCGACAAGAGTCTTGACCTTTACAAGGCCAAACAGGTCATCAGCCTCAACGGCCTGAAAGGCCTGAATAACTTTGATCCGGTCGCCAAGGCGGCGTGGTCCACCGATGATGGCAAGACCACCTTCTGTGTCCCCATGGCGTCTGTCATTCACGGATTCATCTATAACAAGGCCCTGTTCAGGGAGCTGGGCCTGAGCGTTCCAAAAACCGAGGCTGCTTTTCTCAGCACGCTGGCCAAAATTAAAGCGAATGGCAAGTACGCTCCACTGGTGATGGGGACCAAAGACCAGTGGGAAGCAGCGACCGTGGGCTATCAGAACATCGGTCCCACAGCATGGGACGGCGAGAAAGGTCGCAAGGGACTGATCTCCGGCACCGCTCAGTACAACAAAGGCGGATTTCTGCAGGCCTTTACCTCCCTGGCCAGCTGGAAGCCATACCTGCCCAACGGCTACCAGGCCCTGGCCTACCCGGACGCACAGAACCTGTTTGCTCAGGGACGTGGCGTGATCTACCCGGCCGGGAGCTGGGACATCGGCACCTTCAGGCAGATGAATCCCAAGCTCGAGATGGGCGCCTTTGCTCCGTACTCCATCAATGGCAAGAAATGCGTGATTGACGACCACCCCGATATCGGCATGGGCATCAACGCCGCCAGCAAAAACCAGGAGGCGGCCAAGACATTCCTGAACTGGGTGGCTTCGGACGCTTTTGCGACCCTGTATGCCAACGCGCTGCCGGGCTTCTTTCCGCTGGCAAACGTGAAGTACACCGTCAAGGACCCGGTTGCACAGGAGTTCCTGAAGTGGCGTACCCAGTGCGCCAAGAGCTTCCGCTCGTCGTATCAGATCCTCTCGCGCAACGCCAATCCGAACAATGAGAACGACCTCTGGAACGTCAGTGCGCAGCTTCTGAACGGCAGTATGACCCCGAAAGCTGCGGCCGACCTGGTCCAGAAAAACCTGGGTTCCTGGTACGCACCGCAGAAGGGCAAATAA
- a CDS encoding carbohydrate ABC transporter permease: MTDRSLPRVRTRRPFPWHVVVFLAPALLIYTLVMIYPILSSLWLSLNNRSPDGSAVFVGLSNYQKLLGSELYAQPMWNALKNNFVFFAVHMLVQNPVGLLLAVLLSFRLRGSAVYRTLLFTPTILSVVIIGFAWKLILNPAWGVQRALLTPLNLQEFDLPWLGLPATALPTLSLISVWQNIGIPMLLFLAALVRIPEELYEAARLDGAGAWTIFRRIQLPLILPTVGIVSVLTFVGNFNAFDLIYSTQGALAGPNFASDILGTLFYRTFFGYQLQSGDPYMGAAVAGVMLVVILAGLLIYLTAWQRRITEVQL; this comes from the coding sequence ATGACCGACAGATCCCTGCCGCGCGTACGAACACGCCGTCCCTTTCCCTGGCACGTGGTGGTGTTTTTGGCTCCCGCCCTGCTGATCTACACCCTTGTCATGATCTACCCGATCCTGTCCTCGTTATGGCTTTCGCTGAACAACAGATCACCGGACGGGTCGGCGGTGTTTGTGGGGCTGAGCAACTATCAGAAACTCCTGGGATCGGAGCTGTACGCACAGCCCATGTGGAACGCGCTGAAAAATAACTTTGTGTTTTTCGCGGTGCACATGCTGGTCCAGAATCCGGTGGGGCTGCTGCTGGCCGTGCTGCTCAGCTTCCGCCTGCGGGGCAGCGCAGTGTACCGGACCCTGCTGTTCACTCCGACAATTCTGTCCGTGGTGATTATCGGTTTTGCCTGGAAACTGATTCTGAATCCGGCGTGGGGCGTGCAAAGGGCGCTGCTGACGCCACTCAACCTGCAGGAGTTCGACCTGCCGTGGCTGGGCCTGCCGGCCACGGCGCTCCCGACTCTTTCCCTGATCAGTGTCTGGCAGAACATTGGCATTCCGATGCTGCTGTTTCTGGCTGCTCTGGTGCGAATTCCGGAGGAGCTGTACGAGGCGGCGCGGCTGGATGGGGCCGGCGCCTGGACGATTTTCCGGCGCATCCAGCTGCCACTTATTCTCCCGACTGTAGGCATCGTCAGCGTGTTGACCTTCGTGGGAAATTTCAATGCCTTCGACCTGATCTATTCCACCCAGGGTGCGCTGGCAGGGCCGAACTTTGCGTCCGACATCCTGGGAACGCTGTTCTACCGGACGTTCTTCGGATACCAGCTGCAGTCCGGTGACCCCTACATGGGCGCTGCCGTAGCGGGTGTGATGCTGGTTGTGATCCTCGCCGGGTTGCTGATCTACCTGACGGCGTGGCAACGCAGGATCACCGAGGTTCAGCTGTGA
- a CDS encoding Gfo/Idh/MocA family protein: MSGLSVGLIGTGLMGRTHAQGWQTRPGVLTCVYAPDERARTFAREFNLRPCASTEELLDRVDIVDLCTPTPTHPDLAVQAARAGRHVICEKPLALTLAEADRIMAACRTAGVRLFVAHVLRFFPQYRAAWDQVQAGNIGIPRVLRLSRVSSPPAPGSWLLDEAQSGGVPLDLMIHDLDFARWVAGEVNTVYAAGRHHGGRTMVQVTLSHISGAISLIEGGWAAPAGVFRTALDLAGTRGVIEWSSDAPAALRRHGPQPEPRQLGAALPALAGDPYAAELLHAYQAIEEGLPFLVEPEDARAALALSHAVRRSLASGQAVGMEDA, encoded by the coding sequence ATGAGTGGCCTGAGTGTCGGACTGATTGGCACAGGCCTGATGGGACGAACCCACGCCCAGGGATGGCAGACCCGCCCGGGCGTCCTCACCTGTGTATATGCCCCAGACGAGCGCGCGCGCACGTTCGCCCGTGAGTTCAACCTGCGTCCCTGTGCCAGCACAGAAGAACTCCTGGACCGGGTCGACATTGTGGACCTGTGCACCCCCACCCCCACCCACCCCGACCTGGCCGTGCAGGCGGCGCGGGCAGGCCGGCACGTCATCTGTGAGAAGCCTCTGGCGCTGACCCTCGCCGAGGCGGACAGGATCATGGCCGCCTGCCGGACTGCCGGAGTGAGGCTCTTTGTCGCGCACGTCCTGAGATTCTTCCCGCAGTACCGCGCAGCCTGGGATCAGGTGCAGGCAGGAAATATCGGTATTCCCCGGGTGCTGCGGCTCAGCCGTGTCAGTTCGCCTCCTGCTCCCGGAAGCTGGCTGCTGGACGAAGCCCAGAGCGGAGGCGTGCCCCTGGACCTGATGATCCATGATCTTGACTTTGCGCGCTGGGTGGCGGGCGAGGTGAATACGGTCTACGCCGCGGGCCGCCACCACGGCGGGCGCACGATGGTCCAGGTGACGCTCTCGCACATCAGCGGAGCCATCAGCCTGATCGAAGGCGGGTGGGCGGCGCCCGCGGGGGTTTTCCGCACTGCGCTGGACCTGGCCGGCACGCGAGGCGTCATCGAGTGGAGTTCCGACGCTCCGGCGGCGCTGCGCAGGCATGGGCCACAGCCGGAGCCGCGGCAGTTGGGCGCGGCTCTTCCGGCCCTGGCGGGCGATCCCTACGCCGCCGAACTCTTGCATGCCTATCAGGCTATTGAAGAGGGTCTGCCGTTCCTGGTGGAGCCAGAGGACGCCCGCGCTGCCCTGGCCCTGAGTCACGCGGTCCGGCGCAGCCTGGCCAGTGGTCAGGCCGTTGGGATGGAGGACGCATAA
- a CDS encoding Gfo/Idh/MocA family protein, which translates to MPTRIALLGAAHVHADAYAAWLTGCKHVELLGFSEDSPHLAAEFAARTGLRHLPLAQLLESGPDGVIVCSETARHRFLVEAAAQAGAHVLCEKPIALTLDDARAMNQACLQAGVEFRTAFPVRFSPEVQNLRHMVLTGGLGQILAYGGVNHSVCPDRERQWFSDPLMAGGGAGMDHIVHLADLFHLFGEQVETVYARLVPVPEWVLPEHARVDAAALVTLRFASGASATIDSSWSRPRTYPRWGHLKLDVTGTQGLQTLDVFAESLAITNSEGRHWAGYGTDLNALMLRDFLNVCTLREHSSGADWHAGYQALRVVLAAYQAEAGAQAVHL; encoded by the coding sequence ATGCCCACCCGCATCGCCCTTCTGGGGGCCGCACATGTTCATGCCGACGCCTACGCAGCGTGGCTGACTGGTTGTAAGCACGTCGAGCTTCTAGGGTTCAGTGAGGATTCCCCTCACCTCGCCGCAGAATTCGCGGCCCGGACCGGGCTGCGTCATCTGCCTCTCGCGCAGTTGTTGGAGTCCGGTCCGGACGGCGTGATCGTATGCAGTGAAACGGCGCGGCACCGTTTTCTGGTCGAGGCTGCTGCGCAGGCAGGCGCACACGTTCTGTGCGAGAAACCCATCGCCCTCACTCTGGATGACGCCCGCGCCATGAATCAGGCCTGCTTGCAGGCAGGAGTCGAGTTCCGCACCGCCTTCCCGGTGCGCTTCTCTCCGGAGGTACAGAACCTGCGGCACATGGTGCTGACCGGTGGTCTGGGACAGATACTCGCCTATGGTGGCGTGAATCACAGCGTCTGCCCCGACCGGGAGCGCCAGTGGTTCAGTGATCCGCTGATGGCGGGTGGCGGCGCAGGAATGGATCATATCGTTCACCTGGCCGATCTGTTTCATCTGTTCGGCGAGCAGGTGGAGACGGTATATGCCCGGCTTGTGCCGGTACCCGAGTGGGTTCTGCCGGAGCATGCCCGGGTGGACGCAGCTGCCCTGGTGACGCTGCGCTTTGCCTCTGGTGCCAGCGCCACCATAGATTCATCCTGGAGCCGCCCACGCACGTATCCGCGCTGGGGTCACCTCAAACTTGACGTCACCGGAACCCAGGGCCTGCAGACGCTGGACGTTTTTGCCGAGTCGCTTGCCATCACCAATTCGGAGGGCCGTCACTGGGCCGGGTATGGAACCGACCTGAACGCCCTGATGCTCCGTGATTTTCTGAACGTGTGTACGCTGCGGGAGCACTCGTCAGGAGCAGACTGGCACGCCGGGTACCAGGCCTTGCGTGTGGTTCTGGCCGCGTATCAGGCAGAAGCTGGAGCACAGGCGGTCCACCTCTGA
- a CDS encoding carbohydrate ABC transporter permease — MSASTAPLLNRRGQVLGHLVLMFYTLLAILPTLLIIVNSFKDRLAIFSDPFALPTASTFTLDGYHTLASSANFSLFFLNSLLVTLGSLALILLLSSMAAFALSEYRFRLNTLLGLYLAVGIMVPIRLGTIGILNLMVSLHLVNTLWALILVYTAQGIPLAVFVLTSFMRGVPRDLKEAARIDGASEYRIYGMTLPLIRPALGAVTAISMIPIWNDLWFPLILAPGEKTKTIVLGASAFLGQFVNDYNAVLAALTLAIVPVVVLYIIFSRQLVSGITGGALK, encoded by the coding sequence GTGAGCGCGTCCACTGCGCCACTGCTCAACCGGCGCGGGCAGGTGCTCGGGCACCTTGTGCTGATGTTCTACACCCTGCTGGCCATCCTTCCGACACTGCTGATCATCGTCAACTCCTTCAAGGACCGCCTGGCCATCTTCTCGGATCCCTTTGCCCTGCCCACCGCCAGCACCTTTACCCTTGACGGCTATCACACGCTGGCCAGCTCAGCCAACTTCTCACTCTTCTTCCTGAACAGCCTGCTGGTCACGCTGGGATCGCTCGCCCTGATTCTGCTGCTCAGCAGCATGGCGGCGTTCGCCCTCAGCGAATACCGGTTCCGGCTCAATACTCTGCTGGGCCTGTACCTGGCGGTGGGGATCATGGTTCCGATCCGCCTGGGGACCATCGGCATTCTGAACCTGATGGTCAGTCTTCACCTCGTCAATACCCTCTGGGCCCTGATTCTGGTGTACACGGCGCAGGGCATTCCACTGGCCGTCTTCGTGCTCACGTCCTTCATGCGCGGGGTTCCGCGCGACCTGAAAGAAGCGGCCCGCATTGACGGCGCCAGCGAGTACCGCATCTATGGCATGACGCTTCCTCTTATCAGGCCAGCGCTGGGCGCGGTCACGGCGATCAGTATGATTCCGATCTGGAACGACCTGTGGTTTCCTCTGATTCTCGCTCCTGGAGAAAAAACCAAGACCATTGTGCTCGGAGCAAGCGCCTTCCTGGGGCAGTTCGTCAACGACTACAACGCCGTCCTGGCGGCCCTGACGCTGGCCATTGTGCCTGTGGTGGTGCTGTACATCATCTTCTCGCGTCAGCTGGTCAGTGGCATTACCGGAGGTGCCCTGAAATGA